In the Enterococcus rotai genome, CCTTCTAGCCGTACAGTTTCTTATTATGTAGCCAAACCAAGTTCTAGCGAGATGGAAAAGTTGAACCTAAAAGAAAATGAACAAATCGTTCGAATGGAGCGTGTTCGTTTTGCTGATGACCTACCCATTTGTTTTGAAGTTGCTAGTGTACCGTATTCCTTAGTAGATCAATATAGTAAAGCCGAAATTACAAATTCTTTTTATAAAACGTTAGAAGAAAAAGGCGGTAATAAAATCGGTCATGCCAATCAAACGATCTCAGCAATGTTAGCGTCGGAACAGATCGCTGATTATTTAAAAATCAAACGAGGAGATGCGATCCTTCGTTTACGCCAAATTTCTTATTTTGAAAATGGCACGCCGTTTGAGTATGTCAGAACCCAGTATGTAGGAAATCGCTTTGAATTTTACTTAGAAAAATAAACTGAAAAAAGAAAATGAACGCATTAAACTCATCTAGATCGAAGAGTTGTCAGCATTCATTTTCTTTTTTATTTTGTTAAATCGATTTTTTCATTGATCCAATAAATCAAGATACCGCCAATGGACATGGATAATACCTCGCCAATTCCAACGGTTAGCCATGTATAGAAAAAGGGTAATTGATAAAAGTAAGTCAATTGTCCGGCTACTGTAAACATTGATAGAGAACAAATCATGGCAGTTAGCATCATTTTTTTGATAGGGCTTTTTAGCTGCTTGGTGGCATAATAAGATAAATATAAAACGACGAATGTCGATAAACTACCGATTATAACATCTACTAAACCCAATGGTGAAGCAAAGTTTGAAATAGCTACACCCAATGTAACGGCGCCAATGTAACGCTTGTTAAAAATCGGCAAGTAATTGAACAACTCCGAAAACCTGAGTTGAACTGCACCAAAACTAAAGGGTGCTAAAAAAATGGTC is a window encoding:
- a CDS encoding QueT transporter family protein; translation: MNNPNSQTKAWSVMSLTKMALITALYIVVTIFLAPFSFGAVQLRFSELFNYLPIFNKRYIGAVTLGVAISNFASPLGLVDVIIGSLSTFVVLYLSYYATKQLKSPIKKMMLTAMICSLSMFTVAGQLTYFYQLPFFYTWLTVGIGEVLSMSIGGILIYWINEKIDLTK
- a CDS encoding GntR family transcriptional regulator, which translates into the protein MVSSLPVYIQIHDKIKDDIEHGVWKIGDRLPSERELAIQFSVSRMTLRQAIQTLADEGILERKIGSGTYVARKKVQEKMTGTTSFTDIMLSQNRVPSSRTVSYYVAKPSSSEMEKLNLKENEQIVRMERVRFADDLPICFEVASVPYSLVDQYSKAEITNSFYKTLEEKGGNKIGHANQTISAMLASEQIADYLKIKRGDAILRLRQISYFENGTPFEYVRTQYVGNRFEFYLEK